The following DNA comes from Simkania negevensis Z.
GGTTGAATATCTATCTTCAATCAAAGATACCCTTCGCTTTCCTTACAGCTTTGAATCGGCACCAGACAATGGAATAAGGCAAGCTTACGGAAGAGCTCTACAGCGGAGCCAAGGAAACATCTTGTATTTTACAGCTTCAGATGAGAGACTTCCTTCAGATGGATTGGAGCGAGCTGTTTTTCACTTTGATCAAAATCCCCGTGTCAAAATTGTGTATGGATCAGTGAAGACAGTTGACGAAAAAGGGGGTGAAATTGATCGATATGTTCCTCCTCTATTTGATTTTCATCGTTTTCTTCGATTTGAAAGTTCCTTCCCTATGGCTTGCACTTTTTTGAAAAGTCAAGTTGTTAAGCAGGTCGCACAAGACATGTCTTTCAACGAACCTACTCTAGCTTGGGATTATGATCTTTGGATTCGTTTAGGTGAGATTTTAAAGGACGAAGAGATTTTTTATCGCCCAAACGAGTGTTTTGCTGAAATATTAGCGACCCCAGTTTCTCGGAGCTTTCAAGGGAAAATTTGGGAGCAATTTCCCCAAGATGCTTGTTTTATGTTTGACAGGTTTATATGCAGCTCTTTAGAGAGGCAAAAGCTTTTAAGCTATCCTCAGGCTTATTATCAATCTCTATACGTAGGCATTGCTTTAAGAAAGATACTAGAATTAGAAGGGGTGACGCCTCGCGCTCGGGAAATATATGCAAAGTTAAGAGGGCTCAACTTTTCAGGCCATTTAGTTCCATATAATGCAGAAATTTCCTGCGATTTTAATCCTCAGAATTGCACAATTTTCCCTGGGACAAAGCAATTACACTATTTGGGCCTTTGGAAAGTTGTTTCAGAGTTTTCTAATTTATTAGAACGCTTTTCTTTAAGATGGCTGAATGAGAGTTCCCACTTTCGTTTTTATCCTAGATGGAGAAATAGAAAAAAATCTCTAAATCAGATGTTTATTCTGGCGGGCCGAATTTTTTCTATTTTCACGGTGGTTTTCAAGAAAAAACGGTTGCTGTTTAGATCTGGTGAATTCTTATGGGGGTATTCAGTTCAGTTTGATATTGAAAACTGCATTGACAAAACCCCTCACAAAAAACGGTGGCTAAAAATCGATTTAAAAGTCTTTTCTGGTGCCATAGGAATATGCCTAATGAAAAAAGATGCAAAGGGTGAATTAGCTATTCGAGAAGAGCAAACGTTTATTCCTGGTCAAAAAGTGACAACCTATTTTCATCTGCCAAATGAGGATTCAGTCACACTTATTTTTCGCAATAATCTCACAACACATTGTTTGTACGAGATCCATCGCATTACAATTGTTGAATCACGGTAACTTAAACCCAAATGACGACACTATATTCCTCGATCATATGGGGTTAAAGAGAGCTGATGCTGTACTCTTGTCTGATATTCGCATCGTAGTAATCAATGAGCTCATCTGCGCGTGAAAAGCCCATGTTTTTGAGCTCTTCATAGGTTCGGAGCCCTTTGGCGTTGAGCCCTTGTTGGAAATAGAGAACTCCTAGGCGGAACATGATTTGTTTGTCTTCTGGACAAAGTTTTAAAATGTTTTCGTAGTAGAGGATTTCTTCTCTAAACATTTTGAGATCATGGTAGCAGGTAGCGAGTTGGGCTTGTACCCAGGGATCATTCGGAGAGTAATGGTCCAAAATTTTGAATTCTTGAATGGCTTTTTCAGAAGCCGCTTGGAACTTCTCGTGCATCTCTTTTGAATCCCCTTGATAGATTTTGGAGAGGGCGACATAGGCGTTGGCAAGAGAGGCGTGAGCTTCAAGGTCAGTTGGGGTTTCTTTGATGAGCTGGATGTGCTCTGTAATGGAGACGAGGAGCAGAATCTCTTTCATTTTGTGCAGATCTTTGTGGTGGCAAAAGTTAGTGAACTTCCTCATCAAATTGTTGAGAGAGTGGGTGACGGCCGGTAGGGTATAGAGGGAAGATTCGTGTTTCATGAGATGGGTTGCAAAACGGTAAGCGGAGTTGGCTAAAGAAAGGTGGTATTCAGAAGATCCGAGATTTTTTGGTAAACTTTGTTTGCAAAGGCGCATGAACCAGTTGCGCAATTCAATGAACTGTTCTGGTTTTTTCGTTTGAAAGTAAAAGAGAATGACGAGATAGGCGAAGGCAGTCAAAATAATTCCGGCAAGAGAAAAGGCTATAAGGGCAG
Coding sequences within:
- a CDS encoding tetratricopeptide repeat protein, coding for MSVKEIYKEISRRFDHDSFRKNVETHCSIGLKQFKKIIRSYIFFHLFFLGLLISEIVAFSLSLTFLSKSALIAFSLAGIILTAFAYLVILFYFQTKKPEQFIELRNWFMRLCKQSLPKNLGSSEYHLSLANSAYRFATHLMKHESSLYTLPAVTHSLNNLMRKFTNFCHHKDLHKMKEILLLVSITEHIQLIKETPTDLEAHASLANAYVALSKIYQGDSKEMHEKFQAASEKAIQEFKILDHYSPNDPWVQAQLATCYHDLKMFREEILYYENILKLCPEDKQIMFRLGVLYFQQGLNAKGLRTYEELKNMGFSRADELIDYYDANIRQEYSISSL
- a CDS encoding glycosyltransferase; this translates as MEYSTSNPKVSVLLATRNGLPFLRQNIESLKSQTFKDFELIIQDGDSTDGSVEYLSSIKDTLRFPYSFESAPDNGIRQAYGRALQRSQGNILYFTASDERLPSDGLERAVFHFDQNPRVKIVYGSVKTVDEKGGEIDRYVPPLFDFHRFLRFESSFPMACTFLKSQVVKQVAQDMSFNEPTLAWDYDLWIRLGEILKDEEIFYRPNECFAEILATPVSRSFQGKIWEQFPQDACFMFDRFICSSLERQKLLSYPQAYYQSLYVGIALRKILELEGVTPRAREIYAKLRGLNFSGHLVPYNAEISCDFNPQNCTIFPGTKQLHYLGLWKVVSEFSNLLERFSLRWLNESSHFRFYPRWRNRKKSLNQMFILAGRIFSIFTVVFKKKRLLFRSGEFLWGYSVQFDIENCIDKTPHKKRWLKIDLKVFSGAIGICLMKKDAKGELAIREEQTFIPGQKVTTYFHLPNEDSVTLIFRNNLTTHCLYEIHRITIVESR